One genomic segment of Bos javanicus breed banteng chromosome 23, ARS-OSU_banteng_1.0, whole genome shotgun sequence includes these proteins:
- the ABT1 gene encoding activator of basal transcription 1: MEVEGLELDTAELGPLEGSDQKLEAEEEQEESEDAAGGSKKRVVPGIVYLGHIPPRFRPLHVRNLLSAYGEVGRVFFQAEDGFVKRKKKAAAASAAGGKKRSKYSKDYTEGWVEFRDKRVAKRVAVSLHNTPMGSRRRSPFRYDLWNLKYLHRFTWSHLSEHLAFERQVRRQRLRAEVAQAKRETDFYLRSVERGQRFLAADGDSTRPNGSWAFAQRPTEQEMRARKAARPGGRERARLANAQDQARSNRGLLAKIFGAPTPSESRGNSSPARNS; encoded by the exons ATGGAGGTAGAGGGTTTGGAGTTGGACACCGCGGAGCTGGGACCTCTGGAAGGGAGTGACCAGAAACTAGAGGCAGAGGAGGAACAGGAGGAATCTGAAGACGCGGCTGGTGGCAGCAAGAAACGGGTAGTGCCGGGCATTGTGTACCTGGGCCACATCCCGCCCCGCTTTAGGCCTTTACACGTACGGAACCTTCTCAGCGCCTACGGGGAGGTCGGGCGTGTTTTTTTCCAGGCTGAGG ACGGGTTCGTGAAGCGCAAGAAGAAGGCAGCAGCTGCCTCCGCCGCCGGAGGGAAAAAGCGGTCCAAGTACAGCAAGGACTACACGGAGGGCTGGGTGGAGTTCCGGGACAAGCGAGTAGCCAAGCGTGTGGCGGTCAGTCTTCACAACACGCCCATGGGCTCCCGCAGGCGCAGCCCCTTCCGTTATGATCTGTGGAACCTCAAG TACCTGCACCGTTTTACCTGGTCCCACCTCAGCGAGCATCTTGCTTTTGAGCGCCAGGTGCGCAGGCAGCGTCTGAGGGCTGAGGTTGCCCAGGCCAAGCGTGAGACTGACTTCTATCTTCGAAGTGTGGAGCGCGGACAGCGTTTTCTTGCGGCTGATGGGGACTCTACCCGCCCGAATGGTTCCTGGGCCTTTGCCCAGCGTCCTACTGAGCAGGAGATGAGGGCCCGGAAGGCAGCTCGGCCAGGGGGGCGTGAACGAGCTCGCCTGGCTAACGCTCAGGACCAGGCCCGCTCCAACCGAGGGCTTCTTGCCAAGATCTTTGGAGCCCCTACACCCTCAGAAAGCAGGGGGAACTCCTCACCGGCCAGGAACTCTTGA